In Thermofilum pendens Hrk 5, the sequence GGGGACGGCGCGTGGGATGTTGACATAAGCTACGAGAACTTCGAGGCTCTACCCGATAGAGCCATAGTCATAGTCGGCGATACCATAGCGACCGGGGCCACTCTATCGGGCTCGCTACTCAGGCTTAAGCAAGCCGCGCTGGAAAAGGGCTACAGGGTGGACAAGGTAGCCGTTCTGACGATATCGGGCGCCGTCGAGGGTAGCCGAAGGCTGAGAAAAGTGGAGGAAGAGTTCAGGAAGACGTGGAAAGACTTCGAGCTGTACGTGTTCAACTGCTGCGCGCTGTTCGGCCTCGAACCCAATGGAACCGACATGCCGTACGGGCACCCGGACACTATAGCCCCGGAGGACGTAGTCTCCACCGTAAACGAGCGCCTAACCCCGCAGCTTGCTAGAAGGCTTTGCAGCATATTCGACTGGGGGGACAGGACCAAGAACCCGGAGAAGCACCTCAGAGAGCTCGTGGAGCTAGCCGAGAGGCTACGGCACGAGTGTAGCGACGACGGGTGCCTCAAAGTACTCGATATCATAAAGGCTAAAGCTAGCGAAGAGCTAAAGGCGAGAATGAACCCTGTAGCCCTGAGGCACCGACACGAATAAAAAAAATATTTTATTAGCTGAAGATCCTGGCCTCTGTCTCTTTGTCGAAGAAGTGTAGCTTCGAGGGGTCAAGGTATACCTTGACTCTCTCCGACTCGGGCTTCTCTCGACTCCTCGCCCTGAGGATGACATCGCCCACGCTTACCAGCACTACGTACTCTCCTCCCAGGTTCTCCGTGACCCAGACGCTTCCCTCGACTTCTATGAAGCCTGGGGAGGCCGTTAAATGGACGTCCTCGGGCCTTATGCCCACTATGACCCTCTTGCCGCTGTACTCCTCGAGACTCCCCGCGCCCACAGGCAGAACCACGAAGCCGACGTCGACACCTCTAGGCGTAACCGTGCCTTCGAAGAGGTTTATGGGGGGCGACCCTATGAAGTGCGCGACAAACCTGCTCGAAGGCTTGCTGTATATCTCCTCCGGGGGTCCCACTTGGAGTACCCTTCCTCTGTTCATTACCGCTACCCTGTCGGCTAGAACCATTGCTTCCACCTGGTCGTGCGTTACGTAGATCGTGGTGAGGCGGGTATCGCGCTGGAGCCTTTTTAGCTCCGCCCTCGCCTGCACCCTGAGGAGGGCATCGAGGTTGCTCAGAGGCTCGTCCATGAGCAGTACGCGCGGCGTCACTGCCAGCGCCCTGGCAACCGCGACCCTCTGTCTCTGCCCACCCGAGAGTTGCTGCGGGTACCTGTCGAGGAGATCCTCTATCTGCACGAGCCGCGCCGCCTCCCTAACCCTGCGCTCGATCTCCTCCGGAGGGTAGCCCTGCACCTTGAGTGGTAACGCAATGTTATCGTACACCTTCATGTGCGGCCACACGGCGTAGCTCTGGAACACCATCGAGATCTTCCTCTTGCCGGGGGGTAGCCTCGTCACGTCCTCCTCTCCGAAGAACACCCTCCCCTCGTCCGGCTCCTCTAGGCCCGCGATTATTCGGAGAGTCGTTGTCTTGCCGCAACCGCTGGGCCCCAGGAGTACGAAGAACTCTCCCTCCTTGACCTCCAGGCTAACGTCGTCCACCGCGACTACCTTCCCGTACCGCTTGGTAACGTGCTCCAGCCTAACCCCCACCATCCTAGCTCACCCGGGCACCTCCCCACATAACCGTGAGGTACTTCCTCATGTAGAGCATGACTATGAACGCCGGGAGCGCTAAAAGCGTCGCCGCGGCGAACCTGTACGGGTCAGGGGCAGCCGCGCCCGTCGAGAGTATAGTCGTCGCTACCGTGAGGGCAGGCAGGGTGCGCTCCTTGAGCGTGAGTATCGTCGAGGCGAAGACCTCGTTCCAAGAGGTGACGAACGTGAACATAGCCGCCGCGGAGAGCCCCGGGAGGGCCAGCGGGGCAGTGATCTTCGTGAATACCTGGACCCTCGACAGACCGAAGACTAGGCCCGCCTCCTCGAGGTCCCTCGGTATGCTGACAAATATGCTCGAAGTTATTAGGACCACGAAGGGGAGCGCTAGCGCCGCGTGAACCAGCGCAACTCCCAGCAGGGAGTCGTAGAGCCCTAGCCGTATGTAGAGGCTTGCGAGAGGTATCGCCATCACCATGACGGGGAACATCCTCATCGACAGCACGGCGAGCCTGTAAGAGTCCTTGCCCCTGAACACCCACCTCCCCACGGCGTACCCCGCTGGAACGCCTACGGCGAAGCTTATAGCTATGGTTAGGAAGGCTACTAATACGCTCCTCGCCATAGCGTCGAGGGCCCCGAGCTCGAGGAACACATTCACGTTTTCCAGCGTGTACTTGGTCGGAATAACGTGGCGGTAGTAGTCCTCGGGATCCGCGAATGCTGCTAGCATGGTGTAGGCCAGGGGGACGAGTATCCAAGCCGAGAGCAGTGCCCCCACGATTGACAACAAGATAGACCTCCTGACCGGCATCCCTAGCCCACCTCGGGCGTTCTCAGCGCGCGGAGGTAGAACGCCCCGAGCGCGAAGGTAACAGCCCCTATGAGCAGGGACCACGCGGCCGCCGTCGGCACGTCCATCACCAGTGTGTACTGGTAGAAGGCTTCCGTCGCGAGCACGGGTATGTCGAAGCCGGCGAGGATTAGCACCGGTGCGAATGTCTGTAGCGCGAAGAGGGTCCTTATGATTAGCGCCGACTGTATGCTCGGCTTGAGGAGCGGTAGCGTGACGTACCGGAGTTTCTGGAGGGAGCTTAGCCCGAAGACGTCCGCCGCCTCGAGAAGCTCGCGGTTAATAGTCTGGAACCCGGCGTAGATGTTTATGAAGACTATCGCGGTTGCCCTCCAGACCTCGGTGAGCACTATTGCCAGGAACTCCATGTTCCGGAAAGCGTAGCCGAAGAACTGTATCGGGGAGGATATCAGCCCTGCCTCCATTAGGAGCTTGTTGAGGAAACCCCTCGATGAGAGCATAGTGTACCATATCAGCGCCGCCGAGACGTCGCTCAGCGCCAGCGGCACAGTGAAGAAGTAGAGCGAGACCTCCCTACCGGGGAAGCGCTGAACGAGTACAAGCGAAGCTAGCAGGGCTAAGGCGAACTGTGCCGGGACTATCGCTAATAGGAGGAGGAACGTGTTCACGAGGACCTCCGAGAATCTCTCCGAGGTCAGTATCCTCACGATGGGTATGGAGCCGTGGGAGTCCGGGAGAAGGGCCCAGGAGAGGGACTGGACTAGGGGGTAGCCTATGAAGGCGAGCATGTAGAGCATGCTGGGGAGTATCAAGAGGTAGGGCATAGCCTTAGACGGAGAAAAAAACCTGTTATTCACGGCTGGGACACCGCTTAGGGAGGCGGTATCTTCAGCTCCTTGAATATGCTGTCAAGCTTTCCGGCGTCGTCGGCTAGAACCGCCTGGATGTCCTCTCCTTTGAGCACGATCCTCGTGAAGGCATCGCGGTACACGGAGTTGAAGCTTCCAGCCTTGGCGCCGAGCGGCGGTATCATAACCGCTATGGAGTCTGGGGCCGCCATCTGAGCGGACACACCGTCAGCCAGCTTCTTTATGGGACCCGTTATCGCCGGGCTTGCCTCCTTAACTGTCGGGAAGAAGCCTACGTTCTCGGCCACCTTGGCCTGAACCTCTGGCCTCGTCAGGAACTCTACGAGCTTCCACGCCGAGTCCTGGTCGGGGGCTCCCTTGGGTATAGCGAGCCCTGCTAGAACCACTATGTAGCCTCTCCCTTTGGGTCCCCGCGGCACGGGGCACACCGTGAACTGGTCGGGCGAGGTCGTTATAGCGGCTTTCACCCGGGCGACGTGGTCCCACGCGATCCAGACGTCACCTTTGAGCAAGGGGTCCGCCATTGCGTCGTACGTCGTGCTGGCAGGGTTCGTGTACTTCCAGAGCTCCCTCAGGTACTTCCAAAGCTCCACGGCCTCCGGGGAGTTGAACGCCTTCGCCTGGTACCCCGTGTAGGACGGGTAGAGGTAGCCGTGGAGGAACCTATGGAGGAGCCCTCCGCCCCCCGCCGGTAACCCTACTGCCTGCTTCCCGGTCTTCTCGTAGATGTTCTTGGCCCACGCTAGGAGCGCGTCGTACGTCCACTTGTCGGTTCCCTTTATCACGTCGTCCTTCGTAAGGCCCGGCGGCAGGTAGTCGAAGGCCTTGTTGTTCACCACGATAACGAAGGTCGCGGTCATCCAGGGAACCATGGCCTTAATGCCGTACATCTTCGAGGCCTGCTCGAGCGCTGGGTAGAACGTCCTGCCGGGTAGGGAGCCGAACTTAGAAAGATCCTCTACAAGCCCCTTGCTGGCGAAGTAGTCCACCTCCGAGGAGAGACCTCCGATTATGTTGGTCGAGACCTTCCCGGAGTTGACCTCTGCTTCTACCTTCGCCACCATGTCGGTGTAGCCTAGCGGCACGAAGTCGACCTTTATGCCCGTCTCGTTCCCGAACCGGGATAGTAGAGACCTCATGAAAGCTTGCTCGGTGGGAGGGCTGAGCTGCGTCGAGACGAACGTTAGGGTGACAGACTTCGGCTTCGGCCGGTAGAGAACGTAGGCGGCGAGGGCTACCAGGACAACTAGTGCTACTACCGCTGCTACCAGTACCTTTTTCTGGGGCATGCTTTATCGATTACTTTGTAGAAAACTTCGTTATAAATTTTTCTGATAATCAATTACTCTGCACCCGGCGCTCTCCGGCTTTTTAAGGCGGGATGAAAAACTTTTTATTAATTCATTGTTAAGAAAAAGTCGTGAGCTCAGACAGCCTAGTCGAGATGTTCCGAGTGCTCGGTGCAGGCAGACCCGAGGCAGAGATCTACCAGGCGTTACTGAAGTACGGTCCCTCCACTCTTCGCGAGCTTAGCGACAAGGTGGACATGGTTGGATCGCAGCTCCATCAATACCTCAAGAGGCTGGTAAGGCTTGGGCTGGTAGAGGTCAGCAGGGGCAAGCCCAGCATATACAGGGCTGTCTCCGTGGAAACGTTTGACGCCATATACAGGAGCAGGGTCGAGAGCCTCAGGAAGAATGCTCTCGAGAGGCTGAAATCCATTTCCGCGCAGGCGCACCCAGCCTCGCGGGAGTACGGGGTCTACGTGCTACGTAGCTGGAGAGCGTTCCGCATTCGGGGGCTCGAGTACATACGGTCCGCTAAGTGCGACGTCATAGTGTGCGGCGACAGCTCGTTCGTGAAGCCGTACTGGGAGGAGCTGAGAAAGAAGGAGGAAGAAGGGGTTAACGTCTTCGTCATTCTCTACGAGCTACCAGGCATACCGGTCAGGGAGGACGAGGTGGTCGTCAGGAAGGCTAGGAAGGCTGTCTCCGGGGATATGATGGTGGTCGTGGACTCCCGGGTTGCGCTTGTGGCGCAAAGGAGGCTCGGTCCCGGCGAGAGACCCGAGTACGGTCTATCCGTGGAAGAGCCCGTGCTGATAGACTACTTGGAGCAGGATTTCTTCAACCGCTGGCTGAGGGGTAGCGTTATAAGGGATGAGCCTGTGCGCCTG encodes:
- a CDS encoding ABC transporter ATP-binding protein is translated as MVGVRLEHVTKRYGKVVAVDDVSLEVKEGEFFVLLGPSGCGKTTTLRIIAGLEEPDEGRVFFGEEDVTRLPPGKRKISMVFQSYAVWPHMKVYDNIALPLKVQGYPPEEIERRVREAARLVQIEDLLDRYPQQLSGGQRQRVAVARALAVTPRVLLMDEPLSNLDALLRVQARAELKRLQRDTRLTTIYVTHDQVEAMVLADRVAVMNRGRVLQVGPPEEIYSKPSSRFVAHFIGSPPINLFEGTVTPRGVDVGFVVLPVGAGSLEEYSGKRVIVGIRPEDVHLTASPGFIEVEGSVWVTENLGGEYVVLVSVGDVILRARSREKPESERVKVYLDPSKLHFFDKETEARIFS
- a CDS encoding carbohydrate ABC transporter permease codes for the protein MPVRRSILLSIVGALLSAWILVPLAYTMLAAFADPEDYYRHVIPTKYTLENVNVFLELGALDAMARSVLVAFLTIAISFAVGVPAGYAVGRWVFRGKDSYRLAVLSMRMFPVMVMAIPLASLYIRLGLYDSLLGVALVHAALALPFVVLITSSIFVSIPRDLEEAGLVFGLSRVQVFTKITAPLALPGLSAAAMFTFVTSWNEVFASTILTLKERTLPALTVATTILSTGAAAPDPYRFAAATLLALPAFIVMLYMRKYLTVMWGGARVS
- a CDS encoding carbohydrate ABC transporter permease, which produces MNNRFFSPSKAMPYLLILPSMLYMLAFIGYPLVQSLSWALLPDSHGSIPIVRILTSERFSEVLVNTFLLLLAIVPAQFALALLASLVLVQRFPGREVSLYFFTVPLALSDVSAALIWYTMLSSRGFLNKLLMEAGLISSPIQFFGYAFRNMEFLAIVLTEVWRATAIVFINIYAGFQTINRELLEAADVFGLSSLQKLRYVTLPLLKPSIQSALIIRTLFALQTFAPVLILAGFDIPVLATEAFYQYTLVMDVPTAAAWSLLIGAVTFALGAFYLRALRTPEVG
- a CDS encoding ABC transporter substrate-binding protein codes for the protein MPQKKVLVAAVVALVVLVALAAYVLYRPKPKSVTLTFVSTQLSPPTEQAFMRSLLSRFGNETGIKVDFVPLGYTDMVAKVEAEVNSGKVSTNIIGGLSSEVDYFASKGLVEDLSKFGSLPGRTFYPALEQASKMYGIKAMVPWMTATFVIVVNNKAFDYLPPGLTKDDVIKGTDKWTYDALLAWAKNIYEKTGKQAVGLPAGGGGLLHRFLHGYLYPSYTGYQAKAFNSPEAVELWKYLRELWKYTNPASTTYDAMADPLLKGDVWIAWDHVARVKAAITTSPDQFTVCPVPRGPKGRGYIVVLAGLAIPKGAPDQDSAWKLVEFLTRPEVQAKVAENVGFFPTVKEASPAITGPIKKLADGVSAQMAAPDSIAVMIPPLGAKAGSFNSVYRDAFTRIVLKGEDIQAVLADDAGKLDSIFKELKIPPP
- a CDS encoding TrmB family transcriptional regulator sugar-binding domain-containing protein, which codes for MSSDSLVEMFRVLGAGRPEAEIYQALLKYGPSTLRELSDKVDMVGSQLHQYLKRLVRLGLVEVSRGKPSIYRAVSVETFDAIYRSRVESLRKNALERLKSISAQAHPASREYGVYVLRSWRAFRIRGLEYIRSAKCDVIVCGDSSFVKPYWEELRKKEEEGVNVFVILYELPGIPVREDEVVVRKARKAVSGDMMVVVDSRVALVAQRRLGPGERPEYGLSVEEPVLIDYLEQDFFNRWLRGSVIRDEPVRLPSCFTVNRLALIEAQRLLSEGRRLSLTAYGRYTGSRGEAIVEGIVRDAVVDQATGVAHFVVDTRAGSIRIGGPDAVVEEFAASRIELRGA